One Streptomyces lincolnensis genomic region harbors:
- a CDS encoding peptidoglycan-binding domain-containing protein, with protein sequence MRTLTKALVSATAAVGIAAGGLATAGTAIAAPAPAQQQAVTGEIGTLAVNNLGLTTTQAKRWQCYLRDWNFSPGTIDGQLGTNSWKAAQRFFNYYGHNGDVALVVDGDVGPATIRALQRFLNARGYGLDVDGIAGPKTKDAFANFAAGRSC encoded by the coding sequence ATGCGAACTCTCACGAAGGCACTCGTCAGTGCCACCGCCGCGGTCGGGATCGCCGCCGGCGGCCTGGCCACCGCGGGCACGGCCATCGCGGCCCCCGCGCCGGCCCAGCAGCAAGCGGTGACCGGTGAGATCGGCACGCTCGCGGTGAACAACCTGGGGCTGACCACCACCCAGGCGAAGAGGTGGCAGTGCTATCTGCGTGATTGGAACTTCAGCCCCGGCACGATCGACGGTCAGCTGGGTACCAACAGCTGGAAAGCCGCGCAGAGATTCTTCAACTATTACGGCCATAACGGCGATGTCGCACTCGTCGTCGACGGAGACGTCGGACCCGCCACGATCAGGGCGCTGCAGCGCTTCCTGAACGCCCGCGGCTACGGCCTTGACGTCGACGGGATCGCCGGACCGAAGACCAAGGACGCGTTCGCGAACTTCGCCGCCGGGCGGTCCTGCTGA
- a CDS encoding DUF6233 domain-containing protein, with the protein MADRLALSVSPGAAVEAAEYRGRVRVPEHVRPVDGVDYDQVVTEKLERSPQAVVREVLGERRPSEWVLAKLHDGRGPARSVLNAPDCEEAPAGALLLDVDRALDTAEHPGTRLCTLCGAAAGASAPRLRPHHRLRPRRLLTRPPHRRRPGAAAPSGAQRRRGRPDPRQRPRRPFLPSHSSTPARAWVKGGATGMSAARPRRTSVVTWADP; encoded by the coding sequence ATGGCCGACCGCTTGGCTTTATCAGTGAGTCCTGGCGCGGCTGTGGAGGCGGCGGAGTACCGGGGGCGGGTGCGCGTCCCCGAACACGTACGGCCGGTCGACGGCGTCGACTACGACCAAGTCGTCACCGAGAAACTGGAGCGGTCACCGCAGGCAGTGGTCCGCGAGGTCCTCGGGGAACGTCGGCCTTCGGAATGGGTACTTGCGAAACTGCACGACGGCCGCGGCCCGGCCCGCTCCGTCCTGAACGCACCGGACTGCGAGGAAGCACCGGCGGGCGCGCTGCTGCTCGATGTGGACCGCGCCCTGGACACGGCAGAGCATCCGGGCACCCGGCTGTGCACGCTGTGCGGAGCTGCGGCTGGCGCCTCTGCTCCGCGGCTCCGACCACATCACCGACTCCGCCCCCGACGACTCCTGACCCGGCCGCCGCACCGTCGGCGCCCTGGCGCGGCGGCCCCGTCCGGCGCGCAACGCCGGCGAGGGCGCCCCGATCCCCGGCAGCGTCCACGCCGCCCATTCCTGCCCTCCCACTCCTCAACTCCAGCAAGGGCATGGGTGAAAGGGGGCGCAACGGGGATGTCAGCGGCCCGACCACGCCGTACGTCCGTGGTGACCTGGGCGGACCCATGA
- a CDS encoding UvrD-helicase domain-containing protein translates to MNPTDEQTAAADAFHAGQHLALQAGAGTGKTTTLTLLARTTKGCGRYLACNRAIAQDARTRFPDTVQCKTAHALAYAAVGHRYIRRLNAPRRPAWQTGQALGITKAIRIGDREVTQRALSNATLRTVARFCHTADEAITPYDVPRLRGLEDTDLHAQLAAHIVPFAHKAWADLQHPDDGAVRFDHDHYLKIWALTLPRIQADFLLLDEAQDTNPVVEQIFLAQRDHAQLVMVGDSAQAIYQWRGAKDIMTGFDGTQLALSQSFRFGPDLAAEANRWLHLADAPIRLTGTPAVPTELGLVTQPDAVLCRTNVGAMAQVMAHMAAGRHVALAGGGDSLHALALAARDLKEGRRTHHPELLLFPCWGDLQDYAAHDPAGRDLQPLVNLVDTHGTDAILAAIAQLAPEPHAHVTVSTAHKAKGREWPSVLIAEDFARSLNDTTGQTGSAPAPVPEPVDDAEARLAYVAVTRTRRRLDLGGLSWIYDHPDGTPPNQARPDDGQAGSQ, encoded by the coding sequence ATGAACCCGACCGATGAACAGACGGCCGCGGCCGACGCCTTCCACGCCGGCCAGCACCTCGCCCTGCAGGCCGGCGCGGGTACCGGCAAGACCACCACTCTGACCCTGCTCGCCCGCACCACCAAAGGCTGCGGCCGCTACCTTGCCTGCAACCGGGCCATCGCCCAGGACGCACGCACCCGCTTCCCCGACACCGTGCAGTGCAAGACCGCCCACGCCCTGGCCTACGCCGCCGTCGGCCACCGCTACATCCGCCGCCTGAACGCCCCCCGACGCCCGGCCTGGCAGACCGGACAGGCCCTCGGCATCACCAAGGCGATCCGCATCGGCGACCGCGAGGTGACACAACGAGCCCTCTCCAACGCCACCCTGCGCACCGTCGCCCGCTTCTGCCACACCGCCGACGAGGCCATCACCCCCTATGACGTGCCCCGACTTCGCGGCCTGGAAGACACCGACCTCCATGCCCAGCTCGCCGCCCACATCGTGCCGTTCGCCCACAAGGCGTGGGCCGACCTGCAGCACCCCGACGACGGCGCCGTCCGCTTCGACCACGACCACTACCTGAAGATCTGGGCCCTCACCCTGCCGCGTATCCAGGCCGACTTCCTGCTGCTGGACGAGGCCCAGGACACCAACCCCGTCGTCGAACAGATCTTCCTCGCCCAGCGCGACCACGCCCAGCTGGTCATGGTCGGCGACTCCGCCCAGGCCATCTACCAATGGCGCGGCGCCAAGGACATCATGACCGGCTTCGACGGCACCCAGCTGGCCTTGTCTCAGTCCTTCCGCTTCGGCCCCGACCTCGCCGCCGAAGCCAACCGCTGGCTGCACCTGGCCGACGCGCCGATCCGCCTCACCGGCACCCCCGCCGTGCCCACCGAACTCGGCCTCGTCACACAGCCGGACGCCGTCCTGTGCCGCACCAACGTCGGCGCCATGGCCCAGGTCATGGCCCACATGGCCGCGGGACGCCACGTCGCCCTGGCCGGGGGAGGAGACAGCCTGCACGCCCTGGCCCTCGCGGCCCGCGACCTCAAAGAAGGCCGCCGCACCCACCATCCCGAACTGCTCCTCTTCCCATGCTGGGGCGACCTGCAGGACTACGCCGCCCACGACCCCGCGGGCCGGGACCTGCAGCCCCTGGTCAACCTCGTCGACACCCACGGCACTGACGCCATCCTCGCCGCCATCGCCCAGCTCGCCCCTGAACCGCACGCGCACGTGACCGTCTCCACCGCCCACAAGGCCAAGGGACGCGAATGGCCCAGCGTCCTCATCGCCGAGGACTTCGCCCGTTCCCTCAACGACACCACCGGCCAGACGGGAAGCGCGCCGGCACCCGTCCCCGAGCCCGTCGACGATGCAGAGGCCCGTCTCGCCTACGTCGCCGTCACCCGCACTCGCCGGCGCCTCGACCTGGGAGGCCTCTCCTGGATCTACGACCACCCGGACGGCACACCGCCGAACCAGGCCCGTCCTGATGATGGCCAGGCGGGGTCACAATGA
- a CDS encoding RNA polymerase sigma factor — MTDFEIHLETAQLELEPFRRHTISHAPAESAPEQPIPVAPPQQRGSLARVEFAQFYEQHMPNLVRHLLRQGASGHEAAEAAQAAFAEAFVKWETIDYPAAWLRKVAIRLYLRQPARREDLTDAVPELPGSVCPHRSVELKEEEARVYAALAALPPLQRAVLAWHLDGFATSEIGDALDMAHEAVRQNLSRGRARLKTILLSANDGGER; from the coding sequence GTGACTGACTTCGAGATCCATCTGGAGACCGCGCAGCTCGAACTGGAGCCCTTCCGACGGCACACGATCAGCCACGCACCTGCTGAGTCTGCGCCAGAGCAGCCCATTCCGGTGGCCCCACCGCAGCAGCGTGGCAGCCTCGCCCGGGTGGAGTTCGCCCAGTTCTACGAGCAGCACATGCCCAACCTGGTCCGGCACCTGCTGCGGCAGGGCGCCAGCGGCCACGAAGCAGCAGAAGCCGCCCAGGCGGCCTTCGCCGAAGCGTTCGTGAAGTGGGAGACCATCGACTACCCCGCCGCCTGGCTCCGGAAGGTCGCTATCCGCCTCTACCTGCGCCAGCCAGCGCGCCGTGAGGACCTCACCGACGCCGTCCCGGAACTGCCGGGCAGCGTCTGCCCCCACCGCTCAGTGGAACTCAAAGAAGAAGAGGCCCGCGTCTACGCCGCCCTCGCAGCCCTTCCACCCCTGCAACGTGCGGTCCTCGCCTGGCACTTGGACGGCTTCGCGACCAGTGAGATCGGCGACGCCCTCGACATGGCTCACGAAGCCGTACGGCAGAACCTGAGCCGCGGCCGTGCCCGGCTCAAGACGATCCTGCTCAGTGCGAACGACGGAGGCGAGCGATGA
- a CDS encoding DeoR/GlpR family DNA-binding transcription regulator, producing MSVAQDEMEPVRNSRQRAILSALQEFRQVDVNTLAERFGVSGMTIRRDLAELDQAGLLDRVHGGAVPRRAPAYGARSSTMMSEKSRIARAVADLVKPGASVGVDTGTTCTAVAAELAVRDDLTVITNSLHAAFELRDTRSRVLVLGGLMTPELSLVASTAAQERPQIHLDLMILGCGGLSVDRGVTYFDPAEVEVRRTLLDLADRVVVAADHTKFDRKKAMALGDLSVIDVLVTDQTPPPELRSALAAVVVAP from the coding sequence ATGAGCGTGGCTCAAGACGAGATGGAACCCGTGCGCAACTCCCGACAGCGAGCCATCCTCAGTGCCTTGCAGGAATTCCGGCAGGTCGACGTCAACACGCTCGCGGAGCGCTTCGGCGTGTCCGGCATGACGATCCGCCGCGACCTGGCCGAGCTCGATCAGGCAGGGCTGTTGGACCGGGTGCATGGCGGCGCGGTGCCACGCCGGGCACCCGCCTACGGGGCCCGGTCCTCCACGATGATGTCCGAGAAGTCGAGAATCGCGCGGGCCGTGGCGGACCTGGTCAAGCCGGGTGCCTCGGTGGGCGTCGACACCGGCACCACCTGTACCGCTGTCGCCGCGGAACTCGCTGTCCGGGACGATCTGACCGTGATCACCAACTCGCTCCACGCGGCGTTCGAACTGCGCGACACGAGGAGCCGGGTCCTCGTCCTGGGCGGACTCATGACACCCGAACTGAGCCTGGTCGCTTCCACGGCCGCACAGGAACGGCCGCAGATCCATCTGGACCTGATGATCCTCGGCTGCGGAGGACTGTCCGTCGACCGCGGGGTCACCTACTTCGACCCCGCCGAAGTCGAGGTACGCCGCACACTTCTCGACCTCGCGGACCGGGTCGTGGTCGCCGCCGACCACACCAAGTTCGACCGCAAGAAGGCGATGGCCCTCGGCGACCTGTCGGTCATCGATGTCCTCGTCACCGACCAGACGCCTCCCCCTGAGCTGCGATCCGCATTGGCGGCGGTCGTGGTCGCTCCGTAA
- a CDS encoding DEAD/DEAH box helicase → MQRAQLNLSLRTWRRQLADLRRLTERPSLSGTMYGPAEAVIEAVYHLNRFLSFGWSEELDRARDHLWSVVDHRVGSGDLWARWIASHLLELLDDLAARSLYTLLPDGTPPAVARTFALSDPAVPTLWPSQRKLLHLEHGNPLDPATSRSLISVPTSAGKPLMAQLVVCSHLARSPGRVIYVSPLRSLGREMRQALRARLRLLGRRLAAEQPDFPAADRDTDIAAGLEILTPERLMHALRHDPVQTLQDVGLIVIDEAHQMAQDRRGFLLEGMLAYCQVHPAAPRMVLLSAAIGNRAALATWLAPDLAEGHVVFSDDWRGPRRLHGMLSPKYISADVVRTPRKASKNHPGTTRATVPVAMRMSLRPTATARPTELVTGPLGTRSFEEYRSFDPACSACRVPHCPECGRCACTSRVNERLCPGCFIKHPPAMFADGDRCLDCS, encoded by the coding sequence ATGCAGCGTGCCCAGCTCAACCTTTCCTTGCGTACATGGCGGCGCCAGCTCGCGGACTTGCGCCGCCTGACTGAGCGTCCTTCTCTCAGCGGCACAATGTACGGTCCCGCTGAGGCTGTCATCGAAGCCGTTTACCACCTCAACCGGTTCCTCTCATTCGGCTGGAGCGAAGAACTCGATCGCGCACGGGACCATCTGTGGTCGGTCGTCGACCACCGTGTTGGCAGCGGTGACCTGTGGGCCCGCTGGATCGCATCCCACCTTCTGGAACTGCTCGACGACCTGGCTGCCCGCAGCCTCTACACTCTGCTCCCTGACGGAACGCCCCCCGCCGTCGCCCGTACCTTCGCTCTGTCCGATCCGGCCGTGCCAACCCTGTGGCCATCCCAGCGCAAGCTCCTTCATCTCGAACACGGCAACCCGCTCGACCCAGCCACCAGCCGCAGCCTCATCAGTGTGCCTACTAGTGCAGGCAAGCCCCTCATGGCGCAGCTCGTGGTCTGCTCCCATCTTGCGCGCTCACCGGGCCGGGTCATCTACGTATCTCCACTGCGCAGCCTTGGCCGTGAGATGCGCCAAGCCCTCCGCGCCCGACTGCGCCTGCTCGGGCGCCGCCTGGCCGCTGAACAGCCCGACTTCCCCGCGGCCGACCGCGATACCGACATCGCCGCAGGCCTGGAGATCCTCACCCCCGAACGTCTGATGCATGCTCTGCGCCACGACCCCGTGCAGACCCTGCAGGACGTAGGTCTGATCGTCATCGACGAGGCTCACCAGATGGCGCAGGACCGTCGCGGCTTTCTCCTGGAAGGCATGCTCGCCTACTGCCAGGTTCACCCGGCAGCTCCGCGCATGGTCCTCCTGTCCGCTGCGATTGGAAACCGCGCGGCCCTGGCTACCTGGCTGGCCCCTGATCTGGCAGAGGGCCACGTGGTTTTCAGTGACGACTGGCGCGGTCCCCGCCGATTGCACGGCATGCTGTCACCGAAGTACATCTCTGCCGACGTCGTCCGCACACCCCGGAAAGCCAGCAAGAATCATCCGGGCACCACCCGTGCCACCGTGCCCGTCGCCATGAGGATGAGCCTGCGGCCCACCGCTACCGCGCGGCCCACCGAACTCGTCACAGGGCCGCTCGGGACACGCAGCTTCGAGGAGTACCGCTCCTTCGATCCCGCCTGCTCCGCCTGCCGCGTCCCCCACTGCCCCGAGTGCGGCCGCTGCGCATGCACATCGCGCGTGAACGAACGCCTGTGCCCGGGATGCTTCATCAAGCATCCGCCCGCGATGTTCGCCGACGGCGACCGCTGCCTCGACTGCTCCTGA
- a CDS encoding helix-turn-helix transcriptional regulator, with protein MTILPPDPDRDALRVTLARLRNARRWTFDELASRSGLARRTLIDLEHGRAAGTVTTWHALAHAFDVPIEQLLGSLCDDHTPPGPKGA; from the coding sequence GTGACGATCTTGCCGCCCGACCCGGACCGCGACGCCCTGCGTGTGACGCTGGCGCGGCTGAGGAACGCGCGCAGGTGGACCTTCGACGAGCTGGCCAGCCGCAGCGGCCTGGCCCGGCGCACGCTGATCGACCTCGAACACGGCCGAGCCGCCGGCACCGTCACCACCTGGCACGCCCTCGCGCATGCCTTCGATGTCCCCATCGAGCAGCTGCTCGGCTCGCTTTGCGACGACCACACCCCACCCGGGCCCAAGGGCGCCTGA
- a CDS encoding DUF3892 domain-containing protein — translation MAIQITAVRLSGGTLHEHITHLWWTDPADGKTGDNTRAQIVTWIEDKKGQAYTSDAGGHRAEVVVVTPPRGEKYLQTRADGRLTNNLLALPRR, via the coding sequence ATGGCCATCCAGATCACCGCGGTACGCCTGTCCGGCGGCACCCTGCACGAGCACATCACCCACCTGTGGTGGACCGACCCGGCGGACGGCAAGACCGGCGACAACACCCGGGCGCAGATCGTCACCTGGATCGAAGACAAGAAGGGCCAGGCCTACACGAGCGACGCGGGCGGGCACCGGGCGGAGGTCGTCGTGGTGACCCCGCCGCGCGGCGAGAAGTACCTGCAGACCCGCGCCGACGGCCGGTTGACCAACAACCTCCTGGCTCTTCCCCGCCGCTGA
- a CDS encoding DUF6083 domain-containing protein — protein sequence MRPHSIPGCHWDGSPRTAPARRPLRVAATSPSRLLRAGQSGRCRHCGNRIDLYPRADGRPIALHPTELATAHTPASCHWHLSSGIAHPHGDGSAWCRIPHAVLCPQRTPICRISPSLTSVRRRLAVRTRRLIDTGVFIPAAAPTSAAPDGPDRPLVRMLLGYYLADGPVEAIRCVAQTSHRTRCPRPVLAPDAPPGSWRLLPVGTHGGQLALSEQATAVYDLSQLPHAEQRRWRIQRCPAHATIHGAADLALAGWQVFDPLLHAQHLRTGLPYPPAPGSKER from the coding sequence ATGCGCCCCCACTCCATCCCCGGCTGCCACTGGGACGGCAGCCCTCGCACCGCCCCGGCGCGCCGTCCGCTGCGGGTGGCCGCCACCAGTCCCAGCCGCCTGCTGCGCGCCGGCCAGAGCGGCCGCTGCCGCCACTGCGGCAACCGCATCGACCTCTACCCGCGTGCCGACGGGCGTCCCATCGCCCTGCATCCCACCGAACTGGCCACCGCCCACACCCCTGCCTCCTGCCACTGGCACCTGAGCTCCGGCATCGCTCACCCGCACGGCGACGGCAGCGCCTGGTGCCGCATTCCGCACGCCGTGCTCTGCCCGCAGCGCACGCCCATCTGCCGGATCAGCCCGTCCCTCACGTCGGTGCGCCGCCGACTCGCCGTACGAACCCGTCGCCTGATCGACACCGGTGTCTTCATCCCCGCGGCTGCCCCCACCAGTGCGGCGCCTGACGGCCCCGACCGCCCTCTCGTACGGATGCTGCTGGGCTACTACCTCGCCGACGGCCCCGTGGAGGCCATCCGCTGCGTAGCCCAGACGAGCCACCGAACCCGCTGCCCCCGTCCCGTCCTGGCCCCGGACGCCCCGCCCGGATCCTGGAGACTGCTGCCTGTCGGCACCCATGGCGGCCAACTCGCCCTGTCCGAACAGGCGACGGCCGTCTACGACCTCAGCCAGCTGCCCCATGCCGAACAACGGCGCTGGCGTATCCAGCGCTGCCCCGCGCACGCCACCATCCACGGCGCCGCCGACCTGGCCCTGGCCGGATGGCAGGTCTTCGATCCCCTCCTGCACGCCCAGCACCTGCGTACCGGTCTGCCATACCCACCGGCACCCGGCAGCAAAGAGAGGTGA